The Methanoculleus horonobensis genomic interval ACGGCTTGATGATAATCTGACAATGCCCGGAACTGAGCCCGGGTCAACCGGATCGGAGCCTGAAGGGGGGTAGATGGCGTCTGCGCGGTAGTATTAAGAGTAGCAGAGGTCAACGTACAGACACCCCCGTGGTGTGGTCGTGTTCTACGGTCCCTACGCGGGTCCCTGCGGAAATGGGGCGGGCTGTGGTAGGCGTTTCCCCGTTTCCGTATACAATTTTTGCATCCAGACCTGCCCGGTGCAGGTAATCGTAAATTCCCGCCTCCGGTATCCTGAACTGCTGTCCCACCTGTGCCGCCGGGAGCTGACCGCTCCTGACCAGCGCCAGAACGGTCGTGCGCGAGACATCGAGAATCTCGGCTACAGCCGCAACGCCCAGTAGGCGTCCAAAATCCAGTTCGTTCGTGCGGTTCATGTGTTTCCTCCCCGCCCTCACACGGGCGGCTAATATTAGGTCGGGGAGTAGGGAGTTATATAGTATTCCTATGTTCTCGCCGGGGCTCCAGCCGAACCCGAAAAGGGCGTTGTAGTGGCGTCTGAATCATTATTGCAAATATGGATAAATGTCTACTTGCACTGTTTACCAATAACCTATTCTATCCTTCTTAAAATGGTTTTTGCAAATTTAAACCCAGTATAGCCCATCGACCAAATGGGAAATTCTCCCAAAATCTGGATCTGGTTTAGGAGGTCTATTTAAAGAGAGAAAGGGTATTTAAATCTTGTTAGGTGATCAGGGAGCGGAGAATAGATTTGATGAAAATGTTACGAACCTGTTACAGTCCCTGCTCCTCCCGCGCACGGGCTAGCTCCTCTCGGATCATCAATCGGAGGACATCCTGCGACGCTGAGGGATCTGAAACTGCCAGTTCTGCGATCCGATCCTCGACGCTCGCCACATCGGCCCGCATCGCGTTCATCGTCGCGATCTCTCGTTGCACCTGGTTGAGCTCTGCTCGTAAGGCGACGTTCTCCTCCCGCAGGGCGTCGAGGTGGCCACCCACAACAGCCGCCGCCACGTCGTCCGCGACTCCGACACAGACGGCCCCTTCCGCCTGCAGGTAATATTGCCGGAGCTCGCTCTCCGTATACCGGACATAGGCGTCCGTCAGGTAACCGTCATGCCCCATCATCAGCTCCACCGCATCCAGAGGGATCCGCTGCGCCATGACGGTCCGGAAGTATTTCCGGCACATATGGAGATGGATCTTAAACCGGTTCGTCTTCGGATCCTTCTCATCCAGGCCGACCTTCTCCAGGGCGCCGACGAACCCCTCCCGAACCGTGCTCGCCTGCACCGGGAAGAGCCGGTCGTCCCCCTCGATCTGCTTCTGCATATACTCCTTCCCATAATGCTTGAGCAGGCCGCGGTTCCGGTTCGCTGCAGACAGCATCCAGTCTTCCCGGACGACCAACCAGTCCCGGACGGCCGCCGCCGCCTCCCGGGAGATGAAGGTGGTGCGGGGCTCGCCGTTCTTAGGGATGTGGCCCGGGATCGCGATCCGGGCCGGCTCCTCGTCGAGGTGGAAGTCCGTGAGCGACAACTGCAGGCACTCACCAACCCGCATCCCCGAGCTGATCAGCGCCAGGAAGACCGCCTTCGCCAGGAGAGGCATGTGAGGTAGGATCCTCTGGATCGTCTCCTTGTCGAACGTCGCCTCCTGGGTCCTCGCCCGGCGGCCTTTCGGGCCTCGCCGCTTCACGGTCCGCCACAGCTCATCGTCCACCGGCACGCCGGAAAACTTGAAGAACTCCTTGACGATGGAGAGCCAGAAGATCGCCGACTTCGGCGGGGTTCTCGATGCATTGAGGGATGCCGCGAACCGTTGCAGATCGATCGCGTGGTTGTGATTCTCGGTGAAGTACTCCTCTGCAAGTTCTTCATACCGCTGTGCCTCCTCGGGCGTGGCGATCTTGCCTTCCCGCACCGGACCGTAAATAAAATCGAGGTAGCGCCGCACAGCGCTACGATAGTTGGACGCGGATCGAGGGTTGCCCAGGAGAGAAGTGAACTCCTCGATCCGACCGACTCCAGTTACCATAGATAACAGAGGGGCAGGGTTATAATACCCTTTTCGATCTGTTATCCGCACTACAGAGGTTGTTGTAGGGTTGTTATTTTGAGAGTATCGCCATGATTATCTTTCCGTACGCGGGCCTGGTGACCAGGATGCCGATCAGGACACCGAGTATGGTGATGATGGCGAAGCCTCTGAGGGTGGAGAGATCCATCAGCGCCAGCGGGAGCATGGCGATGAAGACCGTCGCGGCGGCAACGGCGATGATACCGAGCGCCCGCCCGTACCGCTTCATATAGAGGTTCGGCGACGGGACACGCCCTTCGTGGAGAACCTCGTCGGTGATGATGACGAGCTGGTCGATGCCGGTACCCACCACCGCTATCAGACCGGCGATGGTGGCGAGGTCGAGCTGGATGATGAACCGGGAGATCCCGAGCAGGATGATGATCTCTGCAAGATTGATCGCGACCATCGGGATCACGATCGAGGGCTCGCGGTAACGGTAGTAGACGACGACCGCTACCGTGAGCAGCGCGAGCAGCCCGGCAAGGGCGACCGTCATCTTGAACTGTTCGCCGAGCGCCGCCGGGACGGAACCGGACCCGACGATATCCACCTTCACCGGCAGGGCACCGGCCCGCAGGTGGATCTGGAGCGTCATCGCATCCTCGAGCCCGGCGTCGCCGGTTCCGGTGCTCGCGGAGAGCGACCTGACCGGGCCCGACCGGAGTTGTCCTGCAAGTTCCCCGGAGAGGGGGGCGCTGTAGACGGTCTCGTTGTCGAGGATCATCACGAGGTTGTGAGCATCCGGGTTG includes:
- a CDS encoding tyrosine-type recombinase/integrase, giving the protein MVTGVGRIEEFTSLLGNPRSASNYRSAVRRYLDFIYGPVREGKIATPEEAQRYEELAEEYFTENHNHAIDLQRFAASLNASRTPPKSAIFWLSIVKEFFKFSGVPVDDELWRTVKRRGPKGRRARTQEATFDKETIQRILPHMPLLAKAVFLALISSGMRVGECLQLSLTDFHLDEEPARIAIPGHIPKNGEPRTTFISREAAAAVRDWLVVREDWMLSAANRNRGLLKHYGKEYMQKQIEGDDRLFPVQASTVREGFVGALEKVGLDEKDPKTNRFKIHLHMCRKYFRTVMAQRIPLDAVELMMGHDGYLTDAYVRYTESELRQYYLQAEGAVCVGVADDVAAAVVGGHLDALREENVALRAELNQVQREIATMNAMRADVASVEDRIAELAVSDPSASQDVLRLMIREELARAREEQGL
- a CDS encoding helix-turn-helix domain-containing protein, coding for MNRTNELDFGRLLGVAAVAEILDVSRTTVLALVRSGQLPAAQVGQQFRIPEAGIYDYLHRAGLDAKIVYGNGETPTTARPISAGTRVGTVEHDHTTGVSVR